A stretch of Palaemon carinicauda isolate YSFRI2023 chromosome 36, ASM3689809v2, whole genome shotgun sequence DNA encodes these proteins:
- the LOC137628383 gene encoding pupal cuticle protein Edg-78E-like, which yields MNRLFFFACLVGVVVADSYKTPIPILKDDRTQNAYGEYTFEFETGNGIKRNEAGRQNDGQESQGGWSYTGPEGIPIALTFSAGAQGYVPVGDHLPTPPTPVALPYERTDGGH from the exons ATGAACCGTCTCTTCTTC TTCGCTTGCCTTGTGGGCGTGGTGGTGGCCGACAGCTATAAGACGCCCATCCCGATCCTGAAGGACGACCGAACCCAGAACGCCTACGGCGAGTACACCTTCGAGTTCGAGACCGGAAACGGAATCAAGAGGAACGAGGCCGGAAGGCAGAATGACGGACAGGAGTCACAAGGAGGATGGAG CTACACTGGTCCCGAGGGCATCCCCATCGCCCTGACCTTCTCCGCCGGTGCCCAAGGGTACGTGCCCGTCGGCGACCACCTGCCCACTCCCCCAACACCTGTGGCTCTTCCTTACGAACGTACCGACGGAGGTCACTAA